The sequence AACAGGCCCGAGATGATGGTCATCGGCAACAGCACCGCCGTCATGACCGAGAGAATGTAGAGAAGCTGGTTCGACTGCATGGTCAGTTTCGCCATCAGCTCGTCCTGCAACAACCTTGTGCGTGCCTGCAACTGCTCGCCGTCATTATAGAGGGTGAGTGCCCGGTGCGAGAGCCTGGCCGCCATATCGTTGATCAGATCGGGTAGCTCGTCGCGATGCGAATGGTCGAGATGCCGGAACAGGTTGGTGAGTGTCGCCATCTGCCGGTGGATCACCACCAGTTGCCGGCGCGCCTCGACCAGCGCCTGGCGTTCATTGTGCCATGCATCGCGCACGACGCGGTCCTCTATGCCGTCGAGCGCATCGCCGAGCTTGCCGAGCTCACTCGACATGCCGTCGAGCGACTGGCCCATGACCGCCTCGATCAGGTCCGACGGCGAGCGGAATTTCCGCGATCCATTCTCCACCGCCTTGCGGATGGCGTCGACGGACTCCAGCGGCTGCTTGCGGGCGCCGATCAGCATCGTGTCGTTGAAAGCGAAGCGGAAATGGACGAGCCCACGCGCCTCCGAGAAGTCGTGCTTGAGGTCCGGCAGATCGCCATAGAGCCAGCCATCCTCATAATCGATGTGGCAGCCATGGCTGGGGGCGAGGAATGCGTCGCGTGCCGGGGCCGGCAGGGCCTGCTCGGCGCCTATCTCCTGGCGAGCGTGGAGGTCGGTGATCTGGTAGCTGCGCCAGGTCCAATGGGCTTGCGCGGGATCCTTGGTGCGCACGCCCTCAGCGGTGAAATGGTAGATGAAGAACAGCCCGTGTTCATCGGGCAAATAGGGCGAAAGGTCGGTGCCTTCGGCGGGGAGGGCGATGTTCACTTGTCGCTTCTCCAGATGGTCCAAGCAACGAACCGCGCAAGCGGCTCAACTCCAAGGTCTTAGCATGCGAGAAGCCGGTTTCGTGTGACAGTTTCTTGACAGCTGATCACAGTGTGTCGAGCAGGGAGCGCGGTGACGGCGCCTTCACCGCCACCGCGTCGCGATCGGGGCAACTCAGTGCTTCGGCCCAAATCCGGGATAGGGGTTCAGCGGCACGATGGCCGCGATCTCCATCATGCCGGCCTTGATCAGCGGCAAGGTGGCGAGGTGGCCGCGCACTTCGGCGTCGTCGGCCGCCTCGAACATCATGCCGCTGCCGGGGATGTCGCCACGGTTCCAGACCTGGCGCACCGCACCTTCGGCGTAGAGCGTGCGGCGCTGTTCGGCCTCGCCTGGCAGAAGCGGTGCAAAGTCGGCGTCGGCGAACTTTGCGGTGTTGCGGGTGAGAAGGGCAAAGAACTGCATGTCGGTCTCCTTTGGTTGGGATGACCGAATATCCCTGAGACTGGTCAGACTGTCCAAGACTGATTAGGATAGAGTTCAGACCTGTAAGGACTTGATCGCCAGGGAAAAGATGTTCGACCTGCGCCAGCTCCGCTACTTCATCACGGTCGCCGAAACCGGCAATGTCGGTCGCGCCGCCGAAATCCTGCACATTTCGCAATCGCCGCTCAGCCGGCAGATCATGCAGCTCGAGGAGCAGCTGGGCGTCGCCCTGTTCGAGAGGGCAAGGCAGCGGGTTCATCTCAATGCCGAGGGCCGCGCCTTTCTCACCGAGGCCCGCGCACTGATTGCCAATGCGCGGCGCGTGGAGGAGTTCGGCCGCAGCCTCGCCAGCGGCGCGGTCGGCCGTCTCGCCATCGGCTATGTCGAGGGCGCCGTGCATGCTGGGTTGGTCGCCGGCATGCTCGGGCAATTTCGCCGCGAGCGGCCGCAATTGCATCTCAGCCTGATGAGCCTCCGCTCCGCCGCACAACTGGAAGGGCTGCACCTGCGCACGCTCGATCTCGGCCTGGTCTATTCACCGCCGCCGGCCGACTATCCTGAAATTGCCTCGATGCTGGTCCGCCGCGAGCCATTGGTGCTGGCGATACCCGAGGGCGATGCGCTTACGGCTGTCGCCGACATCGGCCCGCATCACCTCGACGGGCGCCCGTGGGTCACCGTGGTGCGCCAGCCCGCCGACACCAACCGCGGCCAGTTCCTGGCCGCTTGCATCGAGGCCGGCTTCGTGCCCGACATCGCCTATGAGACCGCCGATCCGTTGACCTCGCTTGGCCTGGTCAGCGCCGGATTGGGCCTGGCGACGGTGCAGCAAAGCCTGCGAAGCGCCGCGCCGCCGGGAATAGTCTTCCGCGACCTTCCCTGGTTCAAGCGCAGCGTGGCGATTTATCTCGCCTGGCGCCGGCAGGATGAGCGCGCGGTGATTGGGGATTTGCGGAAGGCAGTAGGCAGTAGGCAGTAGGCAAGCCCTATTCCCCACTTCCTATTCCCTACATCTTGTCGATCACCGACTGCACGCCCTCGGTCGGGGCGTCGACGGAAGAGCCTGCCACCATGATGGCGGCGACGATGGCCTCCGGATCGTTGACGACCAGCGGCTTGACCCGCTGCGCGGTGTGGATGAAGCCCTCCGCCGTCATATGATCAAGCAACGCCGTCATCGGATCCCAGAATCCGTTGATATTGGCGAAGACGATCGGCTTGCGGTGATGGCCGAGTTGCGCCCAGGTCATGATCTCGACGATTTCCTCGACTGTGCCGATGCCGCCAGGCAGCGCCACAAAGGCGTCGGATTTCTCGAACATCTTGTGCTTGCGCTCGTGCATGTTGTCGGTGATCAGCAACTCGTCGAGCCGGTCGAGCGCGGTTTCGGTTGCTTCCCTGTTGATCAGGAAGCGGGGAATGATGCCGGTCACCTTGCCGCCGGCCTTGAGCGCGCCTTCTGCGACGGCGCCCATAATGCCTTTGGTGCCGCCGCCATAGACCAGCCGCAGGCCCGCTTTGGCAATCGAGCGTCCAAGCAGGTGCCCGGCCTTCGCATAGATTTCATTGCGGCCCGGAGACGAGCCGCAATAAACGCAGACGGATCGAATCGTGTTCATGCGGATGATTGGTGATTGGGTCTGAAAGCGTGGTCAAGCCCTAAGGGTTGACAAGCCGGGCTTTTTCTTGAGTGCCCGTTTTTCTTGTCGGCATTGGCAAAACACGCTAGACCGGCATTAGGTGGCTAAGGGGTAGGGAAATATGGCAATTAATCCACTGAAGGCGTTCCTGTTCGCGGCGGGTGGGACCGTCGCGGCCGCGGGAACTGCCTATGTATCGGGCGCACTCGACCCGTATCTTCATCCAACGCCGCCGGCGAAGGTCGCGGCCTTGACGCCGCCCGAGGCGCCGAAACCGGCTGATCCCGGCACGGAAGGGCGACTGCCAGCGCCGGCGGTGCCGGCCGCCCCCGCCGCGGCGCCGCAGGCGACTGCTCCAGCCGCGTCCGCGACAGAGGCTACAGCTCCGGCAGCGCCTGCACCGGCCGCACCCGCAGCTGCCGGCCCGACCGCGCCGACTTTCGATGTCGTGCGCGTCGAGAGCAATGGCTCGATCGTCATTGCCGGCAATGCAGCGCCCAATTCAAAGGTCGAGATCCTGAGCGGCACGGCGGTGCTCGGTTCGACGGTGGCGGGTGCCGATGGCGCCTTTGTCATCGTGCTCGACGATCCGCTGAAGCCTGGCGACTATACGATTACCCTGCATTCGACCGTCGGCACGGTCGTGACCGTCTCGGTGCAGACCGCTGTCGTTTCGGTTCCCAAGAACGCCGCCGGCCAGGTGCTGGCCATGGTCGAGGAGCCCGGTAAGCCGGCCGAACTGCTGACGGTTCCCGCGCCCGAGACCAAACTGGCAGCACCCGCCACCGGCGACCAGGCTGCCGCTCCGGCTGCACCGGGGCCAGCTCCGGCCGCTGAAGCGCCCGCAACGGCTGCTCCGGCCCCCGCCGCACCGGCAACGCCGCCCGCCGCCGTGGCCGAACCCAAGATCGTCGTCGAGGCGGTCGAGATCGACGGCAACAAGATCTTTGTCGCCGGTCTCGCCGATCCGGGCCGCAAGGTGCGCGCCTATGCCAACGACATCCTGCTCGGTGACGCGCTGACATCGCCGGACGGTCATTTCCTCATCGAAGCGACGCGCGACATTCCAGTCGGCAGCTACACCATCCATGTCGACGGCCTCGATGCCGACGGCGTGAAGGTCGTGGCCCGCGCCGCCGTGCCGTTCGAGCGCGAGCCGGGCGAAGCGGTTGCCGCGGTGGCGCCTGCCGGGACCAAGCCGGCGGATGCCAAGCCGGCCGCACCGGCAGCCGCCGAAGCACCCGCCGCTCCGGCTCCTGCCGCACCGGCTGCGCCCGCTGCGGAGGCTCCGGCCGTTGTCGTTGCCCCCACGCCGCCAAGCGACGTGCCGGAAGCCGTGGCGCCCAAGCTCGAACATGCCGACGGCGCCGTGATTATCCGCCGCAACGACACGCT comes from Mesorhizobium japonicum MAFF 303099 and encodes:
- a CDS encoding LysR substrate-binding domain-containing protein — protein: MFDLRQLRYFITVAETGNVGRAAEILHISQSPLSRQIMQLEEQLGVALFERARQRVHLNAEGRAFLTEARALIANARRVEEFGRSLASGAVGRLAIGYVEGAVHAGLVAGMLGQFRRERPQLHLSLMSLRSAAQLEGLHLRTLDLGLVYSPPPADYPEIASMLVRREPLVLAIPEGDALTAVADIGPHHLDGRPWVTVVRQPADTNRGQFLAACIEAGFVPDIAYETADPLTSLGLVSAGLGLATVQQSLRSAAPPGIVFRDLPWFKRSVAIYLAWRRQDERAVIGDLRKAVGSRQ
- a CDS encoding transporter encodes the protein MNIALPAEGTDLSPYLPDEHGLFFIYHFTAEGVRTKDPAQAHWTWRSYQITDLHARQEIGAEQALPAPARDAFLAPSHGCHIDYEDGWLYGDLPDLKHDFSEARGLVHFRFAFNDTMLIGARKQPLESVDAIRKAVENGSRKFRSPSDLIEAVMGQSLDGMSSELGKLGDALDGIEDRVVRDAWHNERQALVEARRQLVVIHRQMATLTNLFRHLDHSHRDELPDLINDMAARLSHRALTLYNDGEQLQARTRLLQDELMAKLTMQSNQLLYILSVMTAVLLPMTIISGLFGMNVGGLPLVDTPMGFWVVTAVSLLIAGVTYLFVRRLGQM
- a CDS encoding LysM peptidoglycan-binding domain-containing protein, which gives rise to MAINPLKAFLFAAGGTVAAAGTAYVSGALDPYLHPTPPAKVAALTPPEAPKPADPGTEGRLPAPAVPAAPAAAPQATAPAASATEATAPAAPAPAAPAAAGPTAPTFDVVRVESNGSIVIAGNAAPNSKVEILSGTAVLGSTVAGADGAFVIVLDDPLKPGDYTITLHSTVGTVVTVSVQTAVVSVPKNAAGQVLAMVEEPGKPAELLTVPAPETKLAAPATGDQAAAPAAPGPAPAAEAPATAAPAPAAPATPPAAVAEPKIVVEAVEIDGNKIFVAGLADPGRKVRAYANDILLGDALTSPDGHFLIEATRDIPVGSYTIHVDGLDADGVKVVARAAVPFEREPGEAVAAVAPAGTKPADAKPAAPAAAEAPAAPAPAAPAAPAAEAPAVVVAPTPPSDVPEAVAPKLEHADGAVIIRRNDTLWRISRRVYGHGVRYSTIYLANQDQIRDPDHIWPGQVFKVPEKSKEGEAADLKAMGEQATTAPTKKQ
- a CDS encoding TIGR00730 family Rossman fold protein, translated to MNTIRSVCVYCGSSPGRNEIYAKAGHLLGRSIAKAGLRLVYGGGTKGIMGAVAEGALKAGGKVTGIIPRFLINREATETALDRLDELLITDNMHERKHKMFEKSDAFVALPGGIGTVEEIVEIMTWAQLGHHRKPIVFANINGFWDPMTALLDHMTAEGFIHTAQRVKPLVVNDPEAIVAAIMVAGSSVDAPTEGVQSVIDKM
- a CDS encoding muconolactone Delta-isomerase family protein, producing the protein MQFFALLTRNTAKFADADFAPLLPGEAEQRRTLYAEGAVRQVWNRGDIPGSGMMFEAADDAEVRGHLATLPLIKAGMMEIAAIVPLNPYPGFGPKH